The Pagrus major chromosome 5, Pma_NU_1.0 genomic sequence CCAGAAGGGTTTTGGCTTTCTCCTGAGTCACAGGATCTTCCAGGCACACAGTGGCGAGGATGGTCAGAGTCTGTGCATTGGCCCCCAGGGTCTTATAGATGTTGTTGGCCATTCCCATAGCCTCTCGAATCCCATTGGAGGCAAGGTAACAGTCGATCAGACCTGTGAGGGGACAGGTACTGATGCTTAGCAGCAGAATGGGAATTAACTACATCTAAAGGACGATACAGGGACAAAATGAGAATGGAAATATAAAAGACTTATGTGCCTTCATAGCAGTCGAGTCGGCAGGGTGCCAGGCGCATGGCCTCTCTGAAGTGGATGATGGCTTCTTGAACACGACCCATGTTTCTCAGTGCTGCCCCCTTCAGGAGGAGAGCCTGCACACTGTTGCTGTTCAGCTGGATGGCCTTGGCTCCCAGGTACAGGGCTCTGGAGTAACGCTTGCTGTAAAAGCTGTGACAactgaacaacacaaacaaatacaaaggattacaaaaacaggacaggacagggaTATAACAGGCCTCTAAAGGCTGCCTGCTCAGAGACTCACCCAGAGATCACCCAGGGCTCTGCATGCTGGTCTGAGATATTAAATAATCGTCCTCCCAGGACTTCAACATCCTCCAAGTGTCCTTCACGGGCCATCAGGTATCCATAAACATCCATTCCTGtgagggaaaacaaaagaacTGACATTCACCTGGGCAGCctgatgtttctttgtttaGGGTGGCTTAGACCacatcaatcaataaataaataaaaacttttcttAGGGCCTGTGTCCACATAGCATTTTTTACGATGTTccgatgtcaaataaaaaacaaagggatAGTAAACCACAAAAGTGCAGTGTCGATCACACAGCGGCCGTTGTCATCAAGACATAACAcacatgcagtgttttttctctgaGTGTACAAACACTTCAGCTTCATCCAGCGCTGTTCTGCCCGAAAAAAACTCTACATGGACACAGGCCCTTATCCTGCAGCTCACCTTTGATGAGGTATGGATCAAGCATTTGGGCTTGTTCAAATTTGAGGATGGCGTTCTTGGTGTCACCTGCCCTGAAATAGACATCTGCAAGGCTCACCAGGAGGTCCACGTTGTCCCGCAACAGAGACTTCTTCTCAAGAGAGCTGAGAcgagaggagggatggaggcacatcaataataaataaggCTGTCAACTTAAAAGGAACCAGAATGTTCAAAGCGTTGCTGCCTTGCTCACCAGATAGTGTTGATGGCTCTTTGATTGTCTCCTGCATGTATGAAGGCGTACGCTTTGACCCAAACAGAGAGCCAGTCCAAGTTGGGGATACTCTGGATCACATCCATAGTCATGGACGCCACTTCAGCTCCTTTGACTGATAAAGAAAGAAGGCCTAGAGGAAAAAAGCAAAGTTTATTTATGGAGGACTTTTCACAAACAGATCTGTACAAAGAGATTCACTCATTTCAAGCAGAACTTTTATGTCTCAGCAGGATAAACGCTGTCTGGTAGATGAAGGTGTCTCAGTGACCACACATACCAATGATTGCATCCAGGGCGAGGGGACACTGTCTCAGGACTTCTTTGTAGCTCGTCACTGCGGAACGCTCCTGACCAGCTTTCCTGTACAGGTTAGCTAGCATCATGTTGATCTGAGGcaggaaagaaagaacaataaATATGAATTTTATTACAATATTCTATAAAAGCTAAGGGActaaaacatttgcagaatCAAGCACATGATGTTTAAGTCTACCTTTGGAGTCCTCTGCCTGGATGGAATCCCGTCGAGCACTGCGATGGCGTCTTTATCCAGTTTCAGAATGGTGTAGCATTCAGCGATCTTATACTTGACCTCAATTTCTGACGGCAAACTCTGAAAGACAATATTCAGTGTAATTTCAAATTAATCTATTATCATTCACGGAAGCTGACAGTGGTGGtggtatgtatttttttcaagagCGGTGAAGCATACAGATGaaatgacaaatatattttacacTGCATGTTGTGTTACAGCTTcaaccaaaatgttttaaatgtacgGACTTATCGAACACACCTGTGCCTGTATGTTAGATGCGGCTCCACCGGTAGAAGTACGAACTTTAGATGTTTTGCTGAGCACCTTCTTCTGTTGCAGAGCCATAGTGTATTTGCAGGCAGCATTACGATATTCCTTATCGTGGAAGATGGCATCGGCGTGGTAAACCAACATCTGGTACTTCTGGGCCGGTGAGAACAGCTCTCTTGAATCAagacaaaagacacaaataaTCATATCTCACACTGTATCACAAGCTGGAAAAACAACACTTGCTCCTCTACAAACACTTTACAAGCAAACACTCAAGGCACTGGACAAAATGCCATCAGGTTACCACTACTGTAACGTCGTTCAGAGGTATAACCTCCTAATCTTTGTAAATTTGATGTGTCTTGCTGAAGTGATCAATGGTCCCGCTTCTCCCCCATTAAAAGGGTTCATAACATTAAGCTCAGATAATGGGAGGACAACTAGGACGTTAGATCATGTTCtcatcacacataaacacaaatgctTAATCCAACGAACTCTGgttgttactgttgtcatgTATTAATCCCGttgtgtttgttgatgtttttgtacaGTGATTATGTGTTGTCCTGTAGCTGTTATCATACTGTAATGTCTTATTTTCTGAACATACACAGTGTCTTAGCTTTTAGCCAACTCCGGTACAGCTAAGAAGCTGTGCACTGCAGCACTGTCCTTATCAAACAAGCAAATGAATAATAAAGCAATTAGAGGACACAACTCAGAAAATGTGTCTCTCTATTTACACACATGATGATGCAATGTTATGCTGTAGTAGCACGAAGACTCAATCATCACTTCATTAAcactgaagagaaaaacattagTGAAACCAAGTTCATTGACACATATAGAGCCAATCAAAGTAATTAACAATAATAAGTCAAATTCTGGTTCAGGATTAAAGTCACTGCCTGTCAGAATTAATGTTGGGCTGCATCATCACAAAGCCCCTGGACAGCAACTTTGACAGCACATTAACGTTACACGGCGACTGTATTTAAACCAATCACACTATATTGTCGAGATTATGACGAAAAAAGGCGACGTAAACAACAATATATGTCACGAGTCTTCCTAAATAATAATTGTCACTCGCTGATCGGGTGAATTCACAACACTTCAAGCTAACTGCTAAAGGCAGAATCTGCATATGACTATTTCTTGGAAATTAACGCTCACCATGTCCCGCATAATGATATAAATTACACTCTCAGCAGCGTCATTAACCACTTGGGCTGAGTATTTTACTGACATCTGTTTGCATCCATTTAAAAACACGAGGTGCTTATGATCATAAATGTTATCTGTTGTTGACCAGTTAGCTTTGGGCTAACGCTAACAACATAACACACCGCGATGGGACGACGCTCTCCAGGACATAGACGGGCCCCGCGCTGACAATACTTACGGATTGTTGTTACTCATCGTCAACAACAAACTGCTCAGTATCCGGACATTGGAGTGGAGGCCAGCGGCCGCCATATCCCGAACATGATCTATTACATTCATTTTCGCGTGAGTTGAGGGTTTGCTTTAGGTTTCCGTGTCAGATTAAAAGTTTGGGCTTGATGAAAACAGCTAATGCTAACTAGCTTCTGATGTATTAAATATGGCGCCGAACACCCTCCCTTCCGCATATTGATGCCTTCCGGTACTCATCTCAAGCTCGTGTTTTCCAAACACCGTGCTTGTAAATATGATATCTTCAGCAAACATGCGACTTTGGTAAACTAAATTGGCCTCTATCGACTTTGTTTTTGCTCTAGAAACGATAAGTGAAACTGTAAAGAGTTTAACAAATAAGAAAACTTTGAGGTTGAATGTTCGGTCGTTGAAGCGCACGTTTATCCGACAGTTTTGAACGCAtcttgtgtgtttgctgcagcataatttttctttttcagtaaTTAATGAGAGCTGAAATAGTTTCACCATTTTGGGCAACAACTGTTAATTGAAACACGCCAAAACGACTGAAACAAACGCATCTGTACACTACACTACTTTTATATTGTCCTCtaaattgtgtgtgtatatatattgtatatattataagctattaatatataaataaagcatCCTCCTAGTAGTCCCCTAATGCAGTAACAGGCACAAAGGTGTACAGTTTGCAGTAGTTAGCAGCTACTCGGATGATATCCTGACCCTTATTTATTCGAAGTAAGAATTCAAAAGATGttcaattcttacacattgcacctttaacttgtACCTTTTTTGTCTCTCAGGTTTATTGTCACATAAACAATCATACACAGCACAATGTATGGTGAAATAGGCGCCTTGCTTCAGAATGGAATTAACAACAGAAAAATTAAACACTTTAGTCTGCAGTTAGTTTAGAAAAATTAACCAATAAAACCAGCGCACAATAATACATGCAGTATAAGAGGTGACAGGAATCTGACAGGAGTGTATATCAAGTAGATAAATTATGAATTATGCGTAAAGTCCTCTGTAAAGCCTCTGCTTCGGGACCTAAATGGCCAGAGGGTGGAAACATCTCCTCATCCCATCTGATTTGACCTTCAGGCAGAAGTAACGCCTccctgactgcagcagagagaagataaaaaaaaaccattACAAGGTGCATGGGTATTATGACATTTGGAGCCATAAATCACAATGCTGAATGAGTATTTGTTGTACTCACTGACCTGTCCCAGGCTGGTACCGTCCCCGGAAACATCCCTGTTTTTAACtgtgcattaaaaacattaacatacatTTACACAATTAATTAACTTAAGGACACATTAGAGGTTTGCTTtagtatttttaatttgatataACTCTCTACTTCTACATCTCAaggaaaatattgtaatttttaaggcaacacatttatctgacagctttagttaccagttactgTTCAGGTTAAAATTTTTCATACTCTTCCTGTCAAGTGAAAaccagatgtgttgatgttgaatgttGAATAACCTCTTTTTAAACCGTCTTGGAttagctgaaaacaggctgtttctccatgaaaagttgactttttacAGATTTGTGGCCACACATATGATGACTTTGCATAATGTGATGCATTGTTGCAGACTGAACTGCCTAAAAGCATATTAAGAAGTTAAAATGAGCTTAACTTATACAGTTAGTACACAATTTCATCAGTCGGCCTGCACCACAGtttatcacaataaaacagatacTGTTGTCAAAATGCATGCAAACAGAATTTCCCCCCCTATTTTAATTAATAGATCATAACATTGGATATTTCAATGATTACTGACCACaaaactggaaatgtccccagttTTCATTTTAGAAATCTGATCACCCTAATTTCCAGGGGACAAAACTTGAGTTTGCTCCAGAGCAGGACCAGCAAAGCCCCAGGCTAAAGCCACAGTGAGCAGACTTTATGATGATACCCCCAGGGTTGAAGGAGGTCCTGAGAAAAGCTctcagactgagagagaggagcCCCACAGGCAACTGCATACGCGCATGCGCAGAGCTAAATCCAGCAGCTGAACCTTGTGTCAAAACACAGAGGGAAACCAGCAGCAGAGCGCAGAATATCTCCCTATATCTGCTTTAGCTCCTCTTTTTCGGAAAGTATTCATCgacacaaagtgtttttttcttttacgtCCGCGTACCATGACCGAACAATCAGCATTACTTCTTCGAAAACAACTGGCAGGTAATGTGAAcacaaaactgtaaacaaatataGCCGATATAAAGGCTGCCTACCtagcggcta encodes the following:
- the anapc7 gene encoding anaphase-promoting complex subunit 7, whose translation is MNVIDHVRDMAAAGLHSNVRILSSLLLTMSNNNPELFSPAQKYQMLVYHADAIFHDKEYRNAACKYTMALQQKKVLSKTSKVRTSTGGAASNIQAQSLPSEIEVKYKIAECYTILKLDKDAIAVLDGIPSRQRTPKINMMLANLYRKAGQERSAVTSYKEVLRQCPLALDAIIGLLSLSVKGAEVASMTMDVIQSIPNLDWLSVWVKAYAFIHAGDNQRAINTICSLEKKSLLRDNVDLLVSLADVYFRAGDTKNAILKFEQAQMLDPYLIKGMDVYGYLMAREGHLEDVEVLGGRLFNISDQHAEPWVISGCHSFYSKRYSRALYLGAKAIQLNSNSVQALLLKGAALRNMGRVQEAIIHFREAMRLAPCRLDCYEGLIDCYLASNGIREAMGMANNIYKTLGANAQTLTILATVCLEDPVTQEKAKTLLDKALAQRPDYTKAVVKKAELLSREQKYEEGIALLRNALANQSDCVLHRMLGDFLVAVNDYQEAMDQYSIALSLDPNDQKSLEGMQKMEKEESPTDATVELDGDDMEGSGEDGDLEGSDSEAAQWADQEQWFGMQ